The following proteins come from a genomic window of Nitrospirota bacterium:
- a CDS encoding helix-turn-helix domain-containing protein — protein MEKSVRDIDGPALHLLEAYAYPGNVRELENILEHAYIRCPGHTIRLEHLPEYVTSGKSPHAANGPEPQATAEPKLLALERQAIQETLAKTGWNYLETCRILGISRSTLLRRIKEFGLTTKKRSK, from the coding sequence ATGGAGAAGAGCGTCCGGGACATCGACGGGCCGGCTCTGCATTTGCTGGAGGCCTATGCGTACCCTGGAAATGTGCGGGAGCTTGAAAACATTCTAGAGCATGCCTATATCCGCTGCCCCGGGCACACCATCCGCCTGGAGCACCTGCCGGAGTACGTGACGTCCGGCAAGAGTCCGCACGCCGCAAACGGGCCCGAGCCGCAGGCGACCGCGGAGCCGAAGCTTCTTGCTCTGGAGCGCCAAGCCATCCAGGAGACATTGGCCAAGACAGGCTGGAACTATCTGGAGACCTGCCGTATTCTCGGTATCAGCCGATCGACATTGCTTCGGAGGATCAAAGAATTCGGCCTGACAACCAAGAAAAGGTCGAAGTGA
- a CDS encoding 4Fe-4S dicluster domain-containing protein yields the protein MALLITDECISCGACLPECPNEAIFETRSDAEAKGYHVGEGQGVGDSIYVITHERCTECVGHFDEPQCAAVCPVDNCCIPDPAYPESKEALLEKARRLNPDKEIHADKAWSGVRG from the coding sequence ATGGCATTGCTCATCACCGACGAATGCATCTCGTGCGGGGCGTGTCTGCCGGAATGCCCGAATGAAGCGATTTTTGAAACGCGCAGTGACGCGGAAGCCAAAGGGTATCACGTGGGCGAAGGCCAGGGAGTCGGCGACAGCATTTACGTCATCACCCACGAGCGTTGTACCGAATGCGTAGGGCACTTCGACGAACCTCAGTGCGCGGCGGTCTGCCCCGTGGATAACTGCTGCATTCCCGACCCCGCGTATCCGGAATCCAAGGAGGCGCTTTTGGAAAAGGCCAGACGGCTCAATCCCGATAAAGAGATCCACGCCGACAAAGCCTGGAGCGGGGTCCGCGGGTGA
- a CDS encoding Rieske (2Fe-2S) protein, giving the protein MAEYIRVIGTDDVPPGTGQVVEIDGRSLAIFNVDGTFYATDNTCAHRGGPLGEGELEGEVVTCPWHGWEYNVKTGISLTTPSASVKTYPVKVESGEVKILLQP; this is encoded by the coding sequence ATGGCCGAATACATCCGGGTCATCGGAACAGATGACGTTCCCCCCGGCACGGGTCAAGTTGTCGAGATTGATGGCCGCTCGCTCGCGATCTTCAATGTCGACGGAACCTTTTACGCGACTGACAACACCTGCGCCCATCGGGGAGGCCCGCTCGGCGAGGGGGAGCTCGAAGGGGAGGTCGTCACCTGTCCATGGCACGGGTGGGAATACAATGTGAAAACCGGGATCTCGCTCACCACTCCTTCGGCGTCGGTAAAAACATACCCGGTGAAGGTCGAAAGCGGCGAGGTGAAGATTCTCCTCCAGCCGTAG
- a CDS encoding rhodanese-like domain-containing protein, producing MPYAITAHELKERLERGENIFLLDVREPWEYCLARIEGAELIPLGTLPHSLEKLDRYAEIVVYCHHGMRSTDAVDFLLQQGFKTAKNLIGGIDAWSSQVDPSVPRY from the coding sequence ATGCCATATGCGATCACCGCGCACGAGTTGAAAGAACGACTAGAGAGAGGAGAGAACATTTTTCTGCTCGATGTCCGGGAACCCTGGGAATATTGCCTCGCGAGGATCGAGGGGGCGGAGCTGATTCCGTTGGGAACGCTTCCACACTCGTTGGAGAAGCTGGACCGCTACGCGGAGATCGTCGTCTATTGCCATCACGGCATGCGGAGCACCGATGCCGTGGACTTCCTGCTCCAGCAGGGCTTCAAGACAGCGAAAAACCTGATCGGCGGCATCGACGCCTGGTCGAGTCAGGTGGATCCATCGGTGCCGCGGTATTGA
- a CDS encoding IS1634 family transposase: MYLRHTTRRKNGKVHTYWQLVRSVRIGRRVVQQTVAQLGELDAQGRARAKALAQTLVGRVAQPDMFMPETAADPVVPVRLDQVRLERSCRFGDVRLGWMLWRALRLDAALATLLPAGREAVPWATMAAILVLARLCEPASELHIAETWYRQTALEDLFGVPADLVNEDRLYRALDRLLPHKRALEPHLVSRLRELFALDYGLRLYDVTSTYFEGQAASNALAQRGYSRDHRPDCKHVCIALAVTREGLPLGYKVFAGNRTDVTTVEEIVGTMEARYELAQRIWVMDRCMTSEENLAWLRASGRRYLLGTPKSEVRKWAQTLTEARDWTTVREGVEAKTCVGPEGAETFLLVGSVERREKERAMHTRVGQRIEAGVTRLARRLSRARRPVERGRIERQIGRLLAQNPRAAGRYVIEVVEAPATAAGIRVTWTARPK, from the coding sequence ATGTATCTGCGTCACACGACACGCCGCAAAAATGGCAAGGTCCATACGTACTGGCAACTGGTCCGCTCGGTGCGGATCGGCCGCCGAGTCGTCCAGCAGACGGTGGCGCAGTTGGGCGAATTGGACGCCCAGGGTCGGGCCCGCGCGAAGGCGCTGGCTCAGACACTCGTCGGGCGTGTGGCGCAACCGGACATGTTCATGCCTGAGACGGCCGCGGATCCGGTCGTCCCGGTCCGGCTGGATCAGGTGCGGCTGGAGCGCAGCTGCCGCTTCGGCGATGTGCGGCTGGGCTGGATGCTGTGGCGCGCCTTGCGGTTGGACGCCGCGTTGGCGACGCTGCTGCCGGCGGGCCGCGAGGCGGTGCCGTGGGCGACCATGGCCGCCATCTTGGTCCTGGCGCGACTGTGTGAACCGGCGAGTGAGTTGCACATTGCCGAGACCTGGTACCGGCAGACCGCGCTGGAGGACCTGTTTGGGGTCCCCGCTGACCTGGTCAACGAGGATCGCTTGTATCGCGCGCTGGATCGGCTGCTCCCCCACAAGCGCGCGCTGGAGCCCCACCTGGTGTCCCGACTCCGGGAACTGTTCGCGCTGGACTATGGCCTGCGGCTCTATGACGTGACGAGCACCTACTTCGAAGGGCAGGCGGCCAGCAACGCCCTCGCGCAGCGGGGCTATAGTCGGGATCATCGACCGGACTGCAAGCACGTGTGCATCGCCTTGGCAGTCACGCGGGAGGGGCTCCCCCTGGGCTATAAGGTGTTCGCCGGCAACCGGACCGACGTGACCACGGTCGAAGAGATCGTGGGGACGATGGAAGCCCGCTATGAGCTTGCGCAGCGGATCTGGGTGATGGATCGGTGCATGACCAGTGAAGAGAATCTTGCATGGCTGCGGGCCAGCGGGCGCCGCTATCTGCTTGGCACGCCGAAGAGCGAGGTGCGGAAGTGGGCGCAGACCCTGACGGAAGCCCGCGACTGGACCACCGTGCGGGAAGGAGTGGAGGCGAAGACGTGCGTCGGGCCCGAGGGCGCCGAGACGTTCCTGCTGGTCGGGTCCGTCGAGCGGCGGGAGAAGGAGCGGGCCATGCACACACGCGTTGGGCAGCGGATCGAGGCCGGGGTCACGCGGCTGGCCCGCCGGCTCAGCCGCGCGCGCCGGCCGGTGGAGCGGGGGCGCATCGAGCGGCAGATTGGCCGGCTCCTGGCGCAGAATCCCCGCGCCGCCGGACGGTACGTGATCGAGGTGGTGGAAGCCCCGGCCACCGCGGCGGGCATCCGGGTGACCTGGACGGCGCGGCCCAAGTGA
- a CDS encoding putative collagen-binding domain-containing protein, with amino-acid sequence MIEAGTRGIYVAIVLFNGWSVDHPKGSFALDNPWNGHPYNPANNVNGINGDPNGDQSGSEIHSLSIPAITALQEEYVKKVVDTVNDLDNVLYEISNESHENSQDWQYAMINHLKSYEATNKPKQHPVGMTAEWPNGADSDLFNSPADWISPNNSTNDYLDNPPAAIANKVILSDTDHLCGVCGDRAWVWKSFTRGINPIFMDVYDGAAIGFGANGFTPNDPVFVDIRKQMGYALTYANRTNLAAMSPQPSLCETGHCLARNGTSGAEFLVYQPGSGAFTVDLTAVAGSLIVEWFDPRLGQAQSGSPVAGGLVRLFTPPFDGDAVLYLHQ; translated from the coding sequence GTGATCGAGGCGGGCACCCGTGGTATCTATGTGGCCATCGTTTTGTTCAACGGTTGGAGCGTCGATCATCCGAAGGGAAGTTTTGCTTTGGATAATCCGTGGAACGGACATCCCTACAATCCGGCCAACAATGTGAATGGGATCAACGGCGACCCGAATGGCGATCAAAGCGGATCGGAAATCCATTCCTTGAGCATTCCCGCAATCACGGCCCTGCAGGAGGAATATGTCAAAAAGGTCGTTGATACCGTCAATGATCTCGATAACGTGCTGTACGAGATCAGCAACGAAAGCCACGAGAACTCACAGGATTGGCAGTACGCAATGATCAACCACCTCAAGAGCTACGAAGCCACCAACAAGCCGAAGCAACATCCGGTCGGCATGACCGCCGAGTGGCCGAATGGCGCTGACTCCGATCTTTTCAACAGTCCTGCTGACTGGATCTCGCCGAACAATTCTACTAACGACTATCTGGACAATCCTCCGGCGGCAATCGCAAACAAGGTCATCCTGAGCGACACCGATCATCTCTGCGGGGTCTGCGGCGATCGCGCCTGGGTCTGGAAGAGCTTCACGAGAGGCATCAATCCGATTTTCATGGATGTCTACGACGGCGCGGCGATCGGGTTCGGCGCCAACGGGTTCACTCCTAATGACCCGGTGTTCGTCGATATCCGCAAACAGATGGGGTACGCGCTCACGTACGCCAACAGAACGAACCTGGCCGCCATGAGCCCGCAGCCGTCGTTATGCGAGACTGGCCATTGCCTTGCCCGTAACGGAACGTCCGGCGCGGAGTTCCTGGTCTATCAGCCGGGTAGCGGCGCCTTTACGGTCGACCTCACCGCCGTGGCCGGCTCGCTCATCGTCGAGTGGTTTGACCCCAGATTGGGACAGGCGCAATCCGGAAGCCCGGTCGCGGGCGGGCTCGTGCGCCTCTTCACTCCGCCGTTCGACGGGGACGCGGTGCTCTACCTTCACCAATAG
- a CDS encoding DUF4340 domain-containing protein codes for MKSYYVTLFMAVALAGLGAYVYFVELPAQRMEQETEAQVRKLLPFDEREISGLTVKSDAGEIVLESKGGRGWTIAAPLKTEADEREVQALIRALVTGKVQRVVEEKPTALAPFGLDHPSTIITVSAGAKQETYAIGDIGPLSSTLYVLRGSDQKVLLTDLAPKDFLNKTLMTFRRKDIFRFDQNQVDRIRLTYPTTEIVLYQVDEKPKKKWKIRYPIEAEADQTEVRTLLFRLEDLKALGIIDPGPERDAIARKLRSPNVKVTIPAGDADQVVKLYQPDPASGEAFAETKPDAPLYRINPTAIRDLTKDLFALQDKRLLGMEFPDIAMLSVRTRDEHYVLINQNNEWVLEDRPTDKLNQETADLFVSRVVNLPAEERVLKQAGQLASYGLVAPAAEFIATSKDGKVGGKLALGNQVGGLVYAIGQRLPGIYQVRADILTQVPSRKDLLAKSERADGTAR; via the coding sequence ATGAAGAGTTACTACGTCACGCTGTTCATGGCGGTCGCGCTGGCTGGGCTGGGAGCCTACGTGTATTTTGTCGAGCTGCCGGCCCAACGGATGGAACAGGAGACCGAGGCCCAGGTCAGGAAACTACTCCCGTTCGACGAACGCGAGATCAGCGGCTTGACGGTCAAATCCGACGCCGGCGAGATCGTGCTCGAATCCAAGGGCGGTCGCGGGTGGACCATTGCTGCGCCGCTGAAGACCGAGGCGGACGAACGTGAAGTCCAGGCACTGATCCGCGCGCTGGTCACGGGCAAGGTGCAGCGCGTCGTGGAAGAAAAACCCACGGCGCTGGCGCCGTTCGGCCTCGACCATCCTTCGACGATCATCACCGTCTCGGCCGGCGCCAAGCAGGAAACGTACGCCATCGGCGACATCGGACCGTTGTCCTCCACGCTGTACGTGCTGCGCGGATCCGATCAGAAGGTGCTGCTGACCGACCTGGCGCCGAAGGATTTCCTCAACAAGACCCTGATGACCTTCCGACGGAAGGACATCTTCCGGTTCGACCAGAATCAGGTCGACCGCATCCGGCTGACCTACCCCACGACCGAGATTGTGCTGTATCAGGTGGACGAGAAGCCGAAAAAGAAATGGAAGATTCGGTACCCGATCGAGGCGGAGGCGGACCAAACGGAAGTGCGGACGCTTCTGTTCAGACTGGAGGACCTGAAGGCGCTCGGCATCATCGATCCCGGCCCCGAGCGGGACGCGATCGCCAGAAAGCTGAGGAGTCCGAACGTCAAAGTGACCATCCCCGCCGGCGACGCGGATCAGGTCGTCAAGCTCTACCAGCCGGACCCGGCCAGCGGGGAGGCCTTCGCCGAGACGAAGCCGGATGCGCCGCTGTATCGGATCAACCCGACCGCGATCCGGGATCTCACCAAGGACCTCTTCGCCCTGCAGGACAAGCGCCTGCTGGGCATGGAGTTCCCGGACATCGCGATGTTGTCGGTCAGGACGCGGGACGAGCACTACGTGCTCATCAACCAAAACAACGAATGGGTGCTGGAAGATCGGCCGACCGACAAACTGAACCAGGAAACGGCCGATCTCTTCGTCAGCCGTGTGGTGAATCTGCCTGCGGAAGAACGGGTGCTCAAGCAAGCCGGCCAACTTGCGTCGTATGGGCTGGTGGCACCGGCCGCCGAGTTCATCGCGACGAGCAAAGACGGCAAGGTCGGCGGAAAGCTCGCGTTGGGCAATCAAGTCGGCGGACTCGTGTACGCCATCGGGCAACGGCTGCCCGGAATCTACCAGGTCCGCGCCGACATCCTGACGCAAGTTCCATCGAGAAAAGATCTCCTGGCGAAGTCTGAACGCGCCGACGGAACGGCACGTTGA
- a CDS encoding DUF4350 domain-containing protein, whose protein sequence is MEVTRSTFPIGIAGAGLAVAGLVAYSLAPDKLWLVTLCEGVALVCLIVFFVIHFEALKAFSTRRSTRLGANSVLMVALFIGILSIVNFLASRHAHRWDLSETQHFTLAPQTYRVLRSLNREVKITVFAQERSQVFNTYRDLLDSYRQASGKLTVHFIDPERSPNVAREYGITRADTAVLESGSQSVRINSPSEVELTSALIRVSKDTKKRLLFLEGHGEHSLEDRERNGYALAKEALIKQGYDVGTLSLLQESAVPENAAALIIAGPRRPVTKEEKERIERYIQRGGRVMFLIDPDTRADLDDLLAKWGVELGKGVVVDLQNRLAQGDLTALLVSIFTEHEITHDLTSAVLLPLSRHVTFHEDAAKEWDFVPLARTSPRSWAETDMKGRVVSFSEKEDVQGPVHLAAALTPKKTPEEGKPRPAIVVVGNSSFASNAFLNFPGNTDFFLHAAGWLAEERELISITPKEPALRPFIPNPIQERILLYVQVLALPFATVLWGMTVWRKRRRL, encoded by the coding sequence ATGGAAGTGACCCGGTCGACCTTTCCGATCGGCATCGCGGGAGCCGGACTGGCCGTCGCCGGGCTGGTCGCCTACAGCCTGGCGCCGGACAAGCTGTGGCTGGTCACGCTGTGCGAGGGGGTGGCGCTCGTCTGCCTGATCGTCTTCTTCGTGATCCATTTCGAGGCGCTCAAGGCCTTCTCCACCCGCCGCTCGACTCGACTGGGCGCCAACAGCGTGCTGATGGTCGCGCTCTTCATCGGCATCCTGAGCATCGTGAACTTCCTCGCGAGCCGCCATGCGCACCGCTGGGACCTCTCCGAGACCCAACACTTCACGCTCGCGCCCCAGACCTATCGGGTCCTGCGCAGCCTGAACCGCGAGGTCAAGATCACCGTGTTCGCCCAGGAGCGGAGCCAGGTGTTCAATACCTACCGCGACTTGCTCGACAGCTACCGCCAGGCTAGCGGCAAGTTGACGGTGCACTTCATCGACCCCGAACGGAGCCCGAACGTCGCGCGCGAGTACGGCATCACGCGGGCGGACACGGCCGTGTTGGAAAGCGGCTCGCAGTCCGTCCGGATCAATTCACCCTCCGAGGTCGAACTGACAAGCGCCCTGATCCGAGTCTCCAAAGACACCAAGAAACGCCTGCTCTTTCTGGAAGGGCATGGAGAGCACAGCCTGGAAGACCGCGAGCGCAACGGCTATGCGCTGGCGAAAGAAGCCTTGATCAAGCAGGGCTACGACGTCGGCACCTTGTCGTTGCTCCAGGAAAGCGCCGTGCCGGAAAACGCCGCCGCCCTGATCATCGCCGGTCCGCGTCGACCTGTGACGAAAGAGGAAAAGGAACGCATCGAGCGGTATATCCAGCGAGGCGGCCGCGTGATGTTTCTCATTGATCCGGATACGCGAGCCGATCTGGACGATTTGCTGGCCAAATGGGGGGTGGAACTGGGAAAGGGCGTCGTGGTGGATCTGCAAAATCGGCTGGCGCAGGGGGATCTGACCGCCCTGCTGGTCAGCATCTTCACCGAACACGAAATCACGCACGATCTGACTTCGGCCGTCCTGTTGCCCTTGTCGCGGCATGTCACGTTCCACGAAGACGCGGCGAAAGAGTGGGACTTCGTTCCCCTCGCCCGCACGTCGCCGCGCAGTTGGGCGGAAACGGACATGAAAGGGCGGGTCGTGAGCTTCAGCGAGAAAGAAGATGTCCAGGGCCCCGTGCACTTGGCGGCCGCGCTCACGCCGAAAAAGACGCCCGAAGAAGGCAAACCGCGTCCGGCCATCGTTGTGGTCGGCAACTCGTCGTTCGCCAGCAACGCGTTTCTGAATTTCCCCGGCAACACCGACTTCTTTCTGCACGCCGCCGGTTGGCTGGCCGAGGAACGCGAACTCATTTCGATCACGCCCAAGGAGCCGGCGCTGCGCCCGTTCATTCCCAATCCGATCCAGGAACGCATCCTGCTCTATGTCCAAGTGCTGGCCCTCCCCTTCGCCACCGTCCTGTGGGGCATGACGGTCTGGAGAAAACGGCGACGCCTCTGA
- a CDS encoding ABC transporter permease, which produces MTPVRAIIAKELRSYFVSPVVYVIGAVFLLIFGVLSYLAVVNAGNQAIRFMQIQGATAQINLNELVFRPTFYSTAIVLLLTLPILTMRLFAEERKLRTFELLMTAPIGINEIVVGKFLSVYVIFLGILGLTGLAPLTLSVFSDFDWNPVLTGYLGLALMGALFLATGVFASALTENQIVAAFLSFGLLILIWLLGALGSILGDTAAGNFISYLSFIEHYDHLVRGLVDTKDLVYYLSGIALMLFLAHRVVESARWK; this is translated from the coding sequence ATGACTCCGGTCAGAGCCATCATTGCGAAAGAATTACGATCGTATTTCGTATCCCCCGTGGTGTACGTCATCGGCGCCGTCTTCCTGCTGATTTTCGGAGTCTTGTCCTATCTGGCCGTGGTGAACGCCGGCAACCAAGCCATCCGCTTCATGCAGATCCAGGGGGCCACGGCTCAAATCAATCTCAATGAGTTGGTCTTTCGCCCGACCTTCTACAGCACCGCCATCGTGTTGCTGCTGACCTTGCCCATCCTGACCATGCGGTTGTTCGCCGAAGAACGCAAACTGCGCACCTTCGAACTCCTGATGACCGCGCCGATCGGCATCAACGAAATCGTGGTGGGCAAGTTCCTGAGCGTCTATGTGATCTTTCTAGGGATTCTCGGCCTGACCGGCTTAGCGCCCCTCACGCTCTCGGTCTTCAGCGACTTCGATTGGAACCCCGTCCTGACCGGCTATTTGGGCCTCGCCCTTATGGGCGCCCTGTTTCTCGCCACCGGAGTCTTCGCCTCAGCCCTGACCGAGAACCAGATCGTGGCCGCATTCCTCAGCTTCGGTTTGCTGATCCTCATCTGGCTTCTGGGCGCGTTGGGATCGATCCTCGGCGACACCGCGGCGGGCAACTTCATCTCGTATCTCTCCTTCATCGAGCATTACGATCATCTGGTACGGGGTCTCGTGGACACGAAAGATCTCGTGTATTACCTGAGCGGGATCGCGCTGATGCTCTTCCTCGCGCACCGTGTCGTGGAGTCGGCCCGATGGAAGTGA
- a CDS encoding ATP-binding cassette domain-containing protein — MIEVQNITKRYGQLTAIEGVTFTVEKGEVLAFLGPNGAGKTTTMRILTCFMPATEGTSRVAGFDCLEQPMEVKRRIGYLPETPPLYQELTVTEYLTFAGRLRGMNGSRLTAGMARVIEWLSLGEVRHRLIANLSRGYRQRVGLAQALLHDPPVLILDEPTVGLDPKQIIEIRELIKSLAGSHSVILSTHILPEATAVCQRVVIINNGRIVAVDTPDRLSARLRRSEKISITVKSPPADGLDRLRTIPGVLNVFAAAESGTYLLECELGRDLRDDIARFVVSHNWGLLELKTISMTLEDVFLRLTQREEGIEQTREASPEEEPQAIDTERQG; from the coding sequence ATGATCGAAGTTCAGAACATTACAAAACGGTACGGTCAACTTACGGCCATTGAAGGGGTGACGTTCACCGTCGAAAAGGGCGAGGTCCTGGCCTTTCTCGGACCGAACGGCGCCGGCAAGACCACGACCATGCGGATTCTGACCTGCTTCATGCCCGCGACGGAAGGGACGTCCCGGGTGGCCGGGTTCGACTGTCTGGAGCAGCCGATGGAGGTGAAACGCCGCATCGGCTATCTGCCCGAAACCCCGCCGCTCTACCAGGAACTGACCGTCACGGAGTACCTGACCTTCGCGGGCCGCCTGCGCGGCATGAATGGGAGCAGGCTTACCGCCGGAATGGCCCGCGTGATCGAATGGCTCTCGCTGGGCGAGGTCCGCCACCGGCTCATCGCGAATCTTTCCCGCGGGTATCGGCAGCGGGTGGGATTGGCCCAGGCCCTGCTGCATGATCCGCCGGTCCTCATCCTGGACGAACCGACGGTCGGGCTCGACCCGAAACAAATCATCGAAATCCGCGAACTGATCAAGAGCCTGGCCGGCTCCCACTCGGTGATCCTGAGCACGCATATCTTGCCGGAGGCGACGGCCGTCTGCCAACGCGTGGTGATCATCAACAACGGGCGGATCGTGGCCGTGGACACGCCGGACCGCTTGTCCGCCAGGCTTCGGCGCTCAGAGAAAATCAGCATCACCGTGAAGTCGCCGCCCGCGGACGGTCTCGACCGGCTGCGCACGATTCCCGGCGTGCTGAATGTCTTCGCCGCCGCGGAATCGGGGACGTATCTGCTCGAGTGCGAACTGGGCCGCGACCTCCGGGACGACATCGCCCGTTTCGTCGTCAGTCACAATTGGGGACTGCTGGAATTGAAAACCATTTCGATGACCCTGGAGGACGTCTTCCTGCGGTTGACCCAGCGCGAAGAAGGAATCGAGCAGACGCGCGAAGCAAGCCCCGAGGAAGAGCCTCAAGCGATCGACACCGAACGCCAAGGATAA
- the pal gene encoding peptidoglycan-associated lipoprotein Pal produces MTLADVFFDFDRFSIRKDAQATLEADARWLKTANGRKVLVEGHCDERGTAEYNLVLGEKRARSVKQYLQELGVPASQIQITSFGKERPFCTEHSDACWQQNRRAHFVLQ; encoded by the coding sequence ATGACTCTGGCCGATGTCTTCTTTGACTTTGATCGGTTTTCCATTCGCAAGGACGCGCAAGCGACTCTGGAGGCCGATGCGCGTTGGCTCAAAACGGCGAATGGGCGCAAGGTCCTCGTCGAGGGTCATTGCGACGAACGAGGAACGGCCGAATACAACCTGGTTCTAGGCGAGAAGCGCGCTCGGTCCGTCAAGCAATACCTCCAGGAACTCGGTGTGCCGGCGTCGCAGATCCAGATCACCAGCTTCGGCAAGGAAAGGCCGTTCTGCACCGAGCATAGCGATGCTTGCTGGCAACAGAATCGCCGTGCCCATTTTGTGCTGCAGTAG
- a CDS encoding septal ring lytic transglycosylase RlpA family protein has product MNRKSSKIRILILLAVGGLSVLTGGCSYLPKGETDLDLGIKERGIASWYGGQFHGKTAANGEIYDMTALTAAHRTLPLGTVVRVINVLNGKQVRVRINDRGPYVGGRILDLSYAAAQELGMVEGGISVVQLEVIGDHRPEFLATPGRFVPATGLLPLSGPSLAGSRTGSPPTPSALDGKGATRQVVRFLPGDMITSSRRVRRVSDILAADHTVYAAVASLVLA; this is encoded by the coding sequence ATGAACCGGAAATCAAGCAAGATCAGGATTTTGATCCTCCTCGCTGTGGGAGGTCTGAGCGTTTTGACCGGAGGCTGTTCCTATTTGCCCAAAGGCGAAACAGACCTGGACTTAGGGATTAAGGAGAGAGGGATTGCTTCCTGGTACGGGGGCCAGTTTCACGGCAAGACCGCCGCCAACGGTGAGATCTATGACATGACGGCGTTGACCGCGGCACATCGCACTCTGCCTCTGGGGACCGTAGTCCGGGTCATCAATGTCCTGAACGGGAAACAGGTGCGTGTCAGGATCAACGATCGAGGCCCGTACGTCGGCGGACGCATTCTTGATTTATCATACGCGGCGGCGCAGGAACTCGGGATGGTAGAAGGCGGCATTTCTGTGGTCCAGTTAGAGGTGATCGGTGACCATCGCCCAGAGTTCCTGGCCACTCCCGGCCGATTCGTCCCGGCGACAGGACTCCTGCCGTTGTCCGGTCCAAGTCTGGCAGGGTCTCGCACGGGTTCGCCCCCGACTCCCTCCGCACTGGATGGAAAAGGCGCAACTCGCCAAGTCGTTCGATTCCTTCCCGGCGACATGATCACGTCGTCGCGGCGCGTCCGGCGGGTCTCGGATATTCTCGCCGCCGACCACACGGTGTATGCGGCCGTGGCTTCTCTCGTGCTCGCGTAG
- a CDS encoding HEAT repeat domain-containing protein, with amino-acid sequence MEEEEKVLNPEEPAQTAAPQPDDELTDQVSDQITAEAGEAEGEAPAAEAAGEEVLEEEKVKDEIDIQIDLLKDPDWAVRREAVVTLGEMGDERCVEPVVRALRDGDWQVREAAIEACGQIGSPCVESLIKLLRDWDTRKFAIRALGKIKDERVLEPLIGQLRNDEFNDAATDALVELGKPAVPRLIAALKDKDENVRKQSVIALGRIKDPDAIDPLIDMLQDKDWFTRLTAAAALESIGHERGREAIKPLLKDPDLVVRMRVERILAKWKKEKPVTAPSGTA; translated from the coding sequence ATGGAAGAGGAAGAGAAGGTCCTGAACCCGGAAGAGCCGGCTCAGACGGCGGCGCCGCAACCTGACGACGAATTGACCGACCAGGTCTCCGACCAGATTACGGCCGAGGCCGGAGAGGCGGAGGGCGAAGCTCCGGCCGCCGAAGCCGCCGGCGAGGAGGTGCTCGAGGAGGAGAAGGTCAAGGACGAGATCGATATTCAAATCGATCTCTTGAAAGACCCCGATTGGGCGGTGCGTCGAGAAGCCGTCGTGACCCTGGGCGAGATGGGCGACGAACGCTGCGTCGAGCCGGTCGTTCGAGCGCTCAGAGACGGCGACTGGCAGGTGCGCGAAGCGGCCATCGAAGCCTGCGGGCAGATCGGGTCGCCATGCGTCGAGTCGTTGATCAAGCTGCTGCGCGATTGGGATACCCGTAAGTTCGCCATCCGGGCGCTCGGCAAGATCAAGGACGAGCGGGTGCTCGAACCGCTGATCGGCCAATTGCGCAACGATGAATTCAACGACGCGGCGACCGATGCGTTGGTCGAGCTCGGCAAACCGGCGGTGCCCAGGTTGATCGCGGCGCTCAAGGATAAAGATGAGAATGTCAGGAAGCAGTCCGTGATCGCGTTGGGGCGGATCAAAGATCCCGACGCCATCGATCCGCTGATCGACATGCTGCAGGACAAGGATTGGTTCACACGCTTGACTGCGGCCGCGGCGCTGGAATCGATCGGTCACGAGCGGGGACGGGAAGCGATCAAGCCTTTGCTGAAAGACCCCGATCTGGTCGTGCGGATGCGAGTCGAGCGGATCCTCGCGAAGTGGAAAAAAGAAAAGCCGGTCACCGCTCCGTCCGGAACGGCCTGA